Proteins from a genomic interval of Octopus sinensis unplaced genomic scaffold, ASM634580v1 Contig17913, whole genome shotgun sequence:
- the LOC118761841 gene encoding uncharacterized protein LOC118761841: protein MKFHAFSQNCYNDSYHEVEEEEIMCEANDIPRDYTWLELKESDSLWGENLDMVACFCNCQDICSGDCNKYNEIYCTNDYSNDSSNNENCKNTDKIIENGSEDSESVELSGSNRISHHALATMSKGHSTPSGAFNYPVFFYTKSSPVIWGSESTASPDKPSSVDQTKLTANTQPQRVRHIKQRFQQHHCSHCPKNAENITTAATTTATTTIATTAATTTTTKTTTTKATAISPKRQSSGLPKTYASDEAKIVENKLVKDVTRTNSSSQIKNGTTCVSKRKYVSIVPNNTVSTKSGASDEKLVKSCNSSRDNETFEGGKDVLKKRRIAANARERRRMSSLNVAFDNLRAVVPAHGKMSKYDTLQLAQVYILKLREILEV from the coding sequence atgaaatttcatgCTTTTTCACAAAACTGTTATAATGATTCATATcacgaagtagaagaagaagaaattatgtGCGAAGCAAACGATATTCCGCGAGATTACACGTGGTTAGAACTCAAAGAATCGGATAGTCTTTGGGGAGAGAACCTAGATATGGTTGCCTGCTTTTGCAACTGCCAAGATATCTGTTCTGGTGACTGCAACAAATACAACGAAATTTATTGCACAAATGATTACAGCAACGACAGCAGCAATAATGAAAACTGCAAAAATACCGATAAAATTATCGAGAATGGTTCTGAAGACAGTGAATCCGTAGAACTTAGTGGAAGCAACAGAATTAGTCATCATGCTTTGGCGACAATGTCTAAAGGACATTCTACTCCGAGTGGTGCGTTTAACTATCCGGTCTTTTTTTATACGAAATCTTCCCCGGTTATTTGGGGATCAGAAAGTACGGCTTCTCCTGATAAACCATCGTCTGTCGATCAAACAAAGCTTACAGCGAATACGCAACCTCAACGAGTTCGTCACATCAAACAACGATTTCAGCAACATCACTGCAGTCATTGCCCAAAGAACGCTGAAAATATaaccacagcagcaacaacaacagcaacgacaacaatagcaacaactgcagcgacgacgacgacgacgaaaacgactacaacaaaagcaacagcaatatCACCTAAACGCCAATCTTCAGGTCTTCCAAAGACGTATGCTTCGGATGAAGCTAAAATTGTCGAAAATAAGCTCGTCAAGGATGTTACACGTACAAATTCATCGTCGCAGATCAAGAACGGAACTACATGTGTGAGTAAACGGAAGTATGTAAGTATAGTGCCAAATAATACCGTATCGACGAAATCTGGTGCCAGTGACGAGAAACTGGTTAAGTCTTGCAATTCTTCCAGAGACAACGAAACATTTGAAGGAGGAAAGGACGTGTTGAAAAAGCGTAGAATCGCGGCCAACGCTCGTGAACGACGGCGCATGAGCAGTTTGAATGTGGCTTTCGACAACCTGCGAGCTGTGGTGCCGGCTCACGGGAAAATGTCCAAGTATGATACGTTGCAATTAGCGCAGGTTTACATATTGAAACTTCGCGAAATTCTtgaagtgtga